In Treponema sp. OMZ 798, the following proteins share a genomic window:
- a CDS encoding S9 family peptidase translates to MKQSDFGKPPMAEIKATNFEKFGKTRTDNYYWLKDKTDKNVIDYLNAENAYTDTVMASSKDLQKSIYDEIVGRIKEDDETYPVFENGYYYYNRVEKGKQYRTYCRKKASLDAHEEIIFDVNKMAEGKQAFIFMDYIVSPDNKKACYFYNETGSFAEFTLKVRNLETGKDTGFSYDGAASAAWASDSGTLFYSAIDSTLRSSKVLRQGLNEEAGTLVYEEKDVKFSCYVSGTKTRDFIFISSSSSTTSEDRFIRADKPEEEFKSFLPRVKDTEYSVHPHKEKFFIRWKDKQNLNGKIYSAPLSSYSDKSTWKEERAHDEDVRIEAVSVFENYLVLELRKNGLIEIEVKSLKTGEVKNISFPEPVYTAYLGANPEYTSCKVRYNYTSLNRPNSLYDYDIVSGKSVLLKQQEVPSGFNPDDYTVERLWATAKDGVKVPMAAVYKKGLAKDGAAPALLYSYGSYGYSSDVYFSPSVYSLVERGFVYIVAQIRGGSDMGEQWYEDGKLLKKKNTFTDFIACAEHLISQKYTSSEKIAIMGGSAGGLLMGAVTNMRPDLFHSVVAAVPFIDVVTTMLDDSLPLTTGEYEEWGNPNEEEYYNYMLSYSPYDNIEAKDYPHILVTGGLNDSQVLFHEPAKYTAKLRAKKTGDNILILHMNMDSGHGGATGRYDRIKDTAFEYAFILNMVGIDK, encoded by the coding sequence TTGAAGCAATCCGATTTTGGAAAACCGCCCATGGCGGAAATAAAAGCAACGAATTTCGAGAAGTTTGGAAAGACGAGAACCGATAATTATTATTGGCTTAAGGACAAGACCGATAAAAATGTTATCGATTATCTAAATGCAGAAAATGCTTATACGGATACGGTAATGGCCTCTTCAAAAGATTTACAAAAGAGTATTTACGATGAAATTGTAGGCCGTATAAAAGAAGACGATGAAACCTATCCCGTTTTTGAAAACGGATATTATTATTACAACCGCGTCGAAAAAGGAAAGCAGTACCGAACCTATTGCAGAAAAAAAGCTTCCCTCGATGCACATGAAGAAATTATCTTTGATGTGAACAAGATGGCAGAAGGAAAACAGGCCTTTATTTTTATGGATTATATAGTAAGCCCTGATAATAAAAAGGCCTGTTATTTTTATAACGAAACGGGCTCCTTTGCTGAGTTTACTTTAAAAGTGCGCAATCTTGAAACGGGAAAAGACACCGGCTTTAGCTACGACGGAGCCGCTTCTGCGGCATGGGCATCTGACAGCGGAACTCTTTTTTACAGCGCAATCGACAGCACCCTGCGTTCAAGCAAGGTCTTACGCCAAGGCCTTAATGAAGAGGCAGGAACTCTTGTTTACGAAGAAAAGGATGTAAAGTTTTCCTGCTATGTAAGCGGTACAAAAACAAGGGACTTTATTTTTATTTCAAGTTCAAGTTCTACAACTTCCGAAGATCGTTTTATACGCGCCGATAAGCCTGAAGAAGAATTTAAGAGCTTTCTTCCGCGAGTTAAGGATACGGAATACTCCGTTCATCCTCACAAGGAAAAGTTTTTTATCCGCTGGAAGGATAAGCAAAACCTAAACGGCAAGATCTATTCCGCTCCTCTTTCTTCTTATTCGGATAAATCTACATGGAAGGAAGAAAGAGCCCATGACGAAGATGTACGCATTGAAGCCGTTTCCGTATTTGAAAACTACCTTGTGTTAGAGCTCCGCAAAAACGGCCTTATCGAGATTGAAGTTAAATCTCTTAAAACGGGCGAGGTCAAAAATATTTCCTTCCCCGAACCCGTTTATACGGCCTATTTGGGGGCAAACCCCGAATACACTTCTTGTAAGGTGCGCTATAACTACACCTCCTTAAACCGCCCCAACAGCTTGTACGATTACGATATAGTAAGCGGAAAATCGGTCTTGTTAAAACAGCAGGAAGTTCCGTCAGGCTTTAACCCTGATGACTACACTGTAGAGAGACTTTGGGCAACGGCAAAAGACGGAGTAAAGGTTCCTATGGCTGCCGTTTATAAAAAAGGCTTGGCAAAGGATGGCGCAGCTCCGGCTCTTCTATATTCTTACGGAAGCTACGGCTACAGCTCTGATGTGTATTTTAGTCCGAGCGTTTACAGCCTTGTCGAAAGGGGTTTTGTGTACATAGTTGCTCAAATCAGGGGCGGAAGCGACATGGGAGAGCAATGGTATGAGGACGGTAAGCTCTTAAAAAAGAAGAATACCTTTACCGACTTTATAGCCTGTGCCGAGCACCTGATTTCTCAAAAATATACTTCTTCGGAAAAAATTGCAATCATGGGCGGAAGTGCGGGCGGTCTTCTTATGGGAGCCGTCACAAACATGCGTCCTGATCTTTTCCATTCGGTTGTAGCTGCCGTTCCCTTTATAGACGTTGTTACCACCATGCTCGACGATTCCTTACCCCTTACTACAGGCGAATACGAAGAGTGGGGCAACCCGAACGAGGAGGAGTACTATAACTACATGCTTTCATATTCACCCTATGACAATATCGAAGCAAAAGATTATCCGCACATTCTTGTAACAGGCGGTTTAAACGATTCGCAAGTTCTTTTCCACGAGCCTGCAAAATATACGGCAAAGCTGCGCGCAAAGAAAACCGGGGATAATATTTTAATCCTCCACATGAATATGGATTCAGGCCACGGAGGCGCTACCGGCCGCTATGACAGAATTAAGGACACAGCCTTTGAATATGCTTTTATTCTTAACATGGTAGGGATAGATAAATAG
- a CDS encoding bifunctional 2-polyprenyl-6-hydroxyphenol methylase/3-demethylubiquinol 3-O-methyltransferase UbiG — protein sequence MKLYDLIAENYETIFPLEKEKVDFIKTFCKKGKIIDAGCATGELCFTLLNEGFTPTGIDLNIKMISIAQNKIRPSASNIRFEVEDMLNIVKFGQLNAVFCFGNTLPHLKNKNEVFLFFSYIYKSLLGDGVFIFQILNYDKIISEQKVNFKTIENGDFIFKRSYDFAEQERLKFIINFTDKKNNESLSDHTFLLPLKQEFLKESLKKAGFKKIGCYSDYNFTPSDLTEYSTIYAAEK from the coding sequence ATGAAACTTTACGATTTAATTGCAGAAAATTACGAAACAATTTTTCCTCTCGAAAAAGAAAAAGTTGACTTTATTAAAACTTTTTGTAAAAAAGGAAAAATTATCGATGCAGGATGTGCAACGGGAGAGCTTTGTTTTACTCTTTTAAATGAAGGTTTTACACCAACCGGAATAGACCTAAACATAAAAATGATTTCGATTGCACAAAATAAAATAAGACCTTCCGCTTCAAATATAAGATTTGAAGTTGAGGATATGCTCAACATTGTAAAATTCGGGCAACTCAACGCCGTATTCTGTTTCGGCAACACTCTTCCTCACCTAAAAAATAAGAATGAAGTTTTTTTATTTTTTTCTTATATTTATAAAAGCCTTTTAGGAGACGGAGTTTTTATCTTCCAGATATTAAATTACGATAAAATTATTTCAGAACAAAAGGTAAATTTTAAAACAATCGAAAATGGGGATTTTATTTTTAAACGTTCCTATGATTTTGCAGAACAAGAAAGGCTTAAATTTATCATAAACTTTACGGATAAAAAAAATAACGAAAGTCTATCGGATCATACCTTTTTGCTCCCCCTAAAACAGGAATTTTTAAAAGAAAGTTTAAAAAAAGCAGGCTTTAAAAAGATAGGCTGCTATTCTGATTATAATTTTACCCCAAGCGATTTAACGGAATACTCGACAATCTACGCTGCAGAAAAATAA